The genomic segment CGGGCGGCGAGCATGGCGGAGAGGTTCATCGCGGCAGTCCTTTTCCGTTCGGTTGGGTCAGACCTTAGCCAACGGGGGGAAGGCCGAACCATCATTATTTCGAACGCGAATGTTAAGTTCTGCTTCAATCCCCTTAATCAAACCTCGCTTGCCAGTTGCCCCGCCTTGGGGGCTTTTTGCGAGCACCTGAGCCAAGCGTCTGGGAGGAGCGGCGGCGTGCAGACCCGAAGCGAGAAAACCGGTTCCAATGTCAGCCTGCCTCGGCGCGCGTGGTCGATCCGGCGCAATGCGCTTCTGATGGGCGAGGTGCAGGGGCAGGGCTATATCGGTCAGGCGCTGGGCGTGGCGGACGCGCTGGCGACCGCGTATTTCCACGCGATGACCTATCGCGCCGACGACCCCGAATGGGAGGGGCGCGACCGATTCTACCTCTCGATCGGCCATTACGCCATCGCGCTTTACGCGGCGCTGATCGAGGCCGGTGTCCTGCCGGAGGACGAGATCCCGACCTACGGCATGGATGACAGCCGGATGCCGATGTCGGGCATGGCCGCCTATACGCCGGGGATGGAGATCACCGGCGGCTCGCTGGGGCATGGGCTGGGCATCGCCGTGGGGGCGGCGCTGGGGCTGAAGCGGAAGAACAACCCGGCCTTCGTCTACAACCTGCTGTCGGATGGCGAGCTGGGCGAGGGCTCGACGTGGGAGGCGGTGATGTCGGCGGTGCAGTGGAAGCTCGACAACCTGATCGCCATCGTCGACTTCAACAACCAGCAGGCCGACGGGCCGACGCGCGACGCGTTGGCCGTGGGGGCGGAGGCGCCGAAATGGGCGGCGTTCGGCTGGTACGCGCAGGAGGTGGACGGCAACGACCTCGATGCGCTGGTCGCCGCGTTCGACAACGCCCGCAACCACGCGGAGGCCAAGCCGCGCGTGATCATCTGCAACACGAAGATGTGCAAGGGCGTGCCGTTCCTCGAGGCGCGGGAGTCGAACCATTTCATCCGGGTCGAGGCCGACGAATGGGCCAAGGCGCTGGCCGTGCTGGACGAGGGGAAACCGCTTTGACCATACCCACCCATTCCCGCCGCAAGTCGAAATACGACCCCCGGTCCGTGCCGGAGGGGGAGCGGCTCGCCACCTCGGCGATGATCGCCTCGCTCGATTCCGAGGGGCGCGAGACCGTTTCGGCGCCCTTTGGCCACGCGCTGGTCGATCTGGCGAAGACGCGCGAGGATATCGTGGGGCTGTCCGCGGACCTGTCGAAATACACCGACCTGCATGTCTTCGCGAAGGCCCACCCCGACCGGTTCTACCAGATGGGCATGGCCGAGGCGGTGCTGATGTCGGCGGCGGCGGGGCTTGCGCGCGAGGGGTTCACGCCCTTCGCCACCACCTATGCGGTTTTCGCCTCGCGCCGGGCCTATGACTTCATCGCCATGGCGATCGCCGAGGAGAACCTGCCGGTCAAGATCTGCTGTGCCCTGCCGGGGCTGACGACGGGCTACGGCCCCTCGCACCAGGCGACCGAGGATCTGGCGATCATGCGGGGGATGCCGAACCTGACGGTGATCGACCCTTGCGATGCGGTCGAGATCGATCAGGCGACACGAGTGATCGCCGAGACGCCGGGGCCGGTCTACATGCGGCTTCTGCGCGGGCAGGTGCCGGATGTGCTGGGGCGGTATGGCTACCGCTTCCAGTTGGGCAAGGCGCAGACCATTCGCGACGGCTCGGACGTGCTGTTCATCTCGTCGGGCTTCATGACGATGCGGGTGCTGGACGCGGCCGAGGCGCTGGCGCGCGACGGGGTGTCCTGCGCCGTGCTGCATTCGCCGACGATCAAGCCGCTCGATGCCGAGACCATCGCCGCCGAGGCCCGCAAGGGCGGGCGGCTTGTGGTGACGGCCGAGAACCATTCGGTGACCGGCGGGTTGGGCGAGGCCGTGGCGGGGGCGCTGATGCGGGCGGGTGTGCACGTGCCGTTCCACCAGATCGCCCTGCCGGACGAGTATCTCGACGCGGGTGCGCTGCCAACGCTGCACGAGCAGTACGGGCTGTCGGTCGACAGCATCACCGCGCGCGTCAAGACATGGCTGGAGGGCTGAACATGCCGGGCACCGCGATCATCGGGCTGGGGAACATGGGGCAGGGGATGGCCCGCAACATCCTGAAGGCCGGCATCGGCCTGAAGGGGTTCGATCTATCCGAGGCGGCGCGGGCGCGGTTTGCCGAGGACGGAGGCACGCCCGCCGAGAGTGCCGCAGAGGCGGCGGAGGGGTGTGACCTGCTGCTGGTGATGGTGCAGACCCCGGCGCAGGCGCAGGACGTTCTTTTCGGAACCGGCGGGGTAGCGGCGGCGCTCGAACCCGGATCAACCGTTATCCTGTGCTCGACGGTAGCCCCGTCGGATGCACGGGCGCTCGGCACGGCGCTTGGGGACGTTGGGCACCTGATGCTCGACGCGCCGGTGTCGGGCGGCATGAAGGGGGCGGAGGCCGGCGCGCTGACGGTGATGGCCTCGGGGGCGCCGGAGGCGTTCGCCCGCGCCGAGGCGGTACTGGAGGCCGTGGCGAAAACCGTGCACCGGCTGGGCGACGCGCCGGGGATGGGGGCGACCTACAAGGTGGTGCATCAGCTGGCCGCCGGCGTGCACCTGGCCGCGGCGGCCGAGTTGCTGGCGCTGGGCGCCAAGGCCGGGTGCGACCCGCAGACCCTGTTCGAGATCGTCACCAGCTCTGCCGGGCAGAGCTGGATGCTCGAGGACCGCGGCCCGCGCATGATGCAGGCCGATCCGGCCTGCGCCTCGTCGGTCGATATCTTCGTCAAGGACGTGGGGCTTGTGCTGCAGACCGGCAAGGAGGCGTCCGTGCCACTGCCCCTGGCGGCGGCCGCGCACCAGATGTTTCTTGGCGCATCTTCGCTGGGCCACGGGGCCGAGGACGACAGCAAGGTCATCCGCGCCTACGAGGCGCTGACCGGCAAGACGGTGCATGAAAGCTGAGCGGCCCGCGGGGCCCACAGGACAGGAGCGACGAATGGGATTACTCGAGGGACAGACGGCCATCATCACCGGCGCGGCCAGCCCGCGGGGCTTGGGCAAGGCAACCGCGCGGCTGTTTGCCGAGCATGGCTGCAAGGTGGCGATCCTCGATCTGGACGCGGCGCTGGCCGAGGAAGCGGCGGCGGATATCGGCGAGGCGCATATCGGGCTGGCCTGCGACGTGACCCGCCGGGCCGATTGCGACGCGGCGGCGGCCACGGTGATCGAGGCGTTCGGCCATATCGATATCGTGGTCAACAACGCGGGCATCACCCAGCCGCTCAAGATCATGGATATCCGGCACGAGAATTACGATGCCGTGCTCGATGTGAACCTGCTGGGCACGCTGCACATGAGCCAGGCCGTCATCCCGCATATGCGCGAGCGGAAATCGGGCAAGTTCGTCAACATGTCGTCGGTCTCGGCACAGCGGGGCGGGGGCATCTTCGGCGGGCCGCATTACTCGGCCGCCAAGGCCGGCGTTCTGGGGCTGACCAAGGCGATGGCGCGGGAGCTGGCGCCCGACGGGATACGCGCCAACGCCATCTGCCCGGGCTTCATCGCCACCGATATCACGCAGGGCAAGCTGACGCCCGAGATGAAAGAGCAGATCCTCGCCGGCATCCCGATGGGCCGCGCGGGCGAGGCGTCGGACGTGGCGGGATGTGCGCTCTTCCTGGCGTCCGAGCTGTCGTCCTACGTGACAGGCTCGGAGGTCGACGTGAACGGCGGGTCGCTCATCCACTGAAATTTCTGGCAGCACGGTTTCGGGGCGAGGGCGGGGCCCTCAGGTTTGCTCGATGCGGCCTGAGGGCCTTTCCGATTCCAGCACGATATCTTCGAGGAAAAGCCCGTGGCGGTCGAGCACGGCATGCAGCTCCTTCTCGTGCGCGGCGACCTGTTCGTCGAGCCAGCCGAGAAAGCGGCGCACGGCCCGGCGGTTGAGGTTGCGCGCGGGGCAGATCGCCCAATAGGCCGGGAACCGCAGAACGGGCAGGGCGGGCGTGACCGGCACAAGCCGGCCCTCGGCCAGTTCGGGCAGGGCAAGCGCCAGCGATTCCAGCACGATGCCCGATCCGTCGAGCGCCAGCTGCAGCGCCATCGACGAGCGGTCCATCAGGATGGTCTTGCGGTTGGCCTCGGTCTCGACCCCGGTGTGCATCAGCCAGAAATCCCACTGGCAGAGGGCGCGGGCACTGTCGATCAGGCGGGCCTTGTCGAACATCTCTCCCGGTTTGCCACTGCCGAGCTCTGCCAGGTATTGCGGGCTGCAAAGCGGCAGGACATGATCCTGGATCACGGCCTGGGCATGGTAGCCCGCCCAGTGGCCGGTGCCGTAGCGGATGTCGAGATCCATGACCTCGCGGTCGAAATCGGTGGGGTCGGGGGCCGCGTCGGCGCGCAGGTCCCAGTCGGGGTAGCGGGCGACGAAATCCGACAGGCGGGGCCCCAGCCAGCGGACGCCAAAGCTGGGCGAGACGCGCAGGTTGAGGCGATAGGTCTCGCGCGTCTTGCCAAGGTGTCGGCGGGCGTCGCGCAGCATCCGCAGGGCGGTGGCCGAGGTCTGGAACAGCTGTTCGCCTTCCAGCGTCAGGCTGAGCGAACGCCCGTCGCGGCGGAAGAGCCGGACACCAAGCTGCTGTTCCAGAAGCTTGATCTGCTGGC from the Roseovarius indicus genome contains:
- a CDS encoding transketolase encodes the protein MGEVQGQGYIGQALGVADALATAYFHAMTYRADDPEWEGRDRFYLSIGHYAIALYAALIEAGVLPEDEIPTYGMDDSRMPMSGMAAYTPGMEITGGSLGHGLGIAVGAALGLKRKNNPAFVYNLLSDGELGEGSTWEAVMSAVQWKLDNLIAIVDFNNQQADGPTRDALAVGAEAPKWAAFGWYAQEVDGNDLDALVAAFDNARNHAEAKPRVIICNTKMCKGVPFLEARESNHFIRVEADEWAKALAVLDEGKPL
- a CDS encoding transketolase family protein: MTIPTHSRRKSKYDPRSVPEGERLATSAMIASLDSEGRETVSAPFGHALVDLAKTREDIVGLSADLSKYTDLHVFAKAHPDRFYQMGMAEAVLMSAAAGLAREGFTPFATTYAVFASRRAYDFIAMAIAEENLPVKICCALPGLTTGYGPSHQATEDLAIMRGMPNLTVIDPCDAVEIDQATRVIAETPGPVYMRLLRGQVPDVLGRYGYRFQLGKAQTIRDGSDVLFISSGFMTMRVLDAAEALARDGVSCAVLHSPTIKPLDAETIAAEARKGGRLVVTAENHSVTGGLGEAVAGALMRAGVHVPFHQIALPDEYLDAGALPTLHEQYGLSVDSITARVKTWLEG
- the ltnD gene encoding L-threonate dehydrogenase yields the protein MPGTAIIGLGNMGQGMARNILKAGIGLKGFDLSEAARARFAEDGGTPAESAAEAAEGCDLLLVMVQTPAQAQDVLFGTGGVAAALEPGSTVILCSTVAPSDARALGTALGDVGHLMLDAPVSGGMKGAEAGALTVMASGAPEAFARAEAVLEAVAKTVHRLGDAPGMGATYKVVHQLAAGVHLAAAAELLALGAKAGCDPQTLFEIVTSSAGQSWMLEDRGPRMMQADPACASSVDIFVKDVGLVLQTGKEASVPLPLAAAAHQMFLGASSLGHGAEDDSKVIRAYEALTGKTVHES
- a CDS encoding SDR family NAD(P)-dependent oxidoreductase, giving the protein MGLLEGQTAIITGAASPRGLGKATARLFAEHGCKVAILDLDAALAEEAAADIGEAHIGLACDVTRRADCDAAAATVIEAFGHIDIVVNNAGITQPLKIMDIRHENYDAVLDVNLLGTLHMSQAVIPHMRERKSGKFVNMSSVSAQRGGGIFGGPHYSAAKAGVLGLTKAMARELAPDGIRANAICPGFIATDITQGKLTPEMKEQILAGIPMGRAGEASDVAGCALFLASELSSYVTGSEVDVNGGSLIH
- a CDS encoding LysR substrate-binding domain-containing protein gives rise to the protein MPRTPNLNGFLYFETVARRGTITRAAEELSVSPSAVSQQIKLLEQQLGVRLFRRDGRSLSLTLEGEQLFQTSATALRMLRDARRHLGKTRETYRLNLRVSPSFGVRWLGPRLSDFVARYPDWDLRADAAPDPTDFDREVMDLDIRYGTGHWAGYHAQAVIQDHVLPLCSPQYLAELGSGKPGEMFDKARLIDSARALCQWDFWLMHTGVETEANRKTILMDRSSMALQLALDGSGIVLESLALALPELAEGRLVPVTPALPVLRFPAYWAICPARNLNRRAVRRFLGWLDEQVAAHEKELHAVLDRHGLFLEDIVLESERPSGRIEQT